GTAATCGCATTTCAGGATGGTGTGCTTTGTGTTGTGCTAGGGAGACAGGGTCATTTTCATAGATGTATCTGTGATAAACTATATGAGATGGAAGGCTGTGGGAAGGTCAATGAACTAAaagaaattaagaggtgacatgattgaagtgtttaaaattatgaaggggaatATTACAggggatcaagactgttactttataTTGAGTTCTTCAAGAACAAGGGGAACATTTGGAAACTTGAGggcaaatattagaaagtttttcctcACACAGAGAATCCAAGAcagatggaataagttaccaagtagtatggtagacagtaggactttagggaccctcaaatatcaacttgattttattttggaggaattaggtagATAGGAATGGTGagcttattgggctgaatggcctgttatcgTTTTATGGCAGGGTGGGTGCCCTTGCTAGGGCTTCCTTGCCACAACTTATTCTGTTCCCCTACCTTTGGCCGCTTAAAATCTAGGTAATGAAAACTGGAAGAGGCATACAAGAATTGCAAACAGATGACAAGATGGTGGCCTGGGTGTAAATAGTTAATATTAACTATGAGTTGACTAAATCACAACCTTCCACATCATTCACCCTGGGACTGCTTACATTGAGAAAATCTCTTACTTAATATGAACAAGTATGTCTTTCTTTTATTCCCCTAGGGGTATGTCCTCACTGCCTGGATGAAGGAACTGTTCGTAAGATCACTATGGAGAATTTTAATGGGAAAGAGTGGGAAGTCAGCATGGACCAGCACGAAACCATTAGAAACATGTCGATAGTCTGACATGGCTGTCTTAGTTTTGCAAAGACTCTGAGAGCTAATGGGATGATGCCTAAATTAACAGAATCAACCAAATACAGAATATAGCTGGGAATAAAATAAAGCCTTAATACATGAAATACCAAAATAAGCCTTTTAATTCTGTTGCAGTAAAGGTGCTGAAATCTGAAGTGAGTGAAGTCATGAGGTAGTTCTTCAACACAATGAATGACaacaaaataatcacaataatacagtatttattgtacAAGGCATATGGTAATTGTCTACTGAGCTGCCATTTTATCAAATAAGACTTGCAATAAGATGTATTACATAAATGTGCATGATGTCAACATTTGGAGCAGTCGCTGACATAGCAACTGGCTCGGTGCCGCACAGTGCGGCGAGGTGCAGAGGATTAAGCTGCAAACTGAGGGATTCGCCATTCCATGCCTTGATCACTCTGCAGTCCTGCCTCAGGTACAACagacaacaaagaaaaaagcGTTTTGCTtcatatattgtaaaaataaacctaatattttattaacaGCCATTAAAAATAGCCATTTTGGCATTTTCCCCACTTATTAAAAATGGTTTCATTAACTTCCGATGTTGGccgcttttatttaaaaaaaaaaaaaaaaggtgatttgAATTTTTTGGGTATTATTGCATGACAGGGTGGGCGGCATAGTGATATAGTAACCAGAACTGCTGCCTCGTATGCCTTGCTGATGATTCTAAAATTCCAGTCTATGTGAAGTTTTTACCTTGTCTGCTTGGGCTTTTCTCTGGATATTTTGGTTTTCCTCTCTATTCTCAAGATGTGTCTTAGATTAACTGACAACTGAGCATTCATTGTATTGAGAACATTTTACTAGATAAATCAATAGCAGCAGACAGACATACCTGAAATCTAACACAATTGGCTAGAATCCTTAACAGATCATTTTTGACTTTGCTGCAAGTACAGTGTGTTCATCTGGAACTTCAAAAGGAAATCCGTAAACTGTCTTGTTTAAAAAAGTGGGACAGACATTTGGGATAGATGAAGAAATCTCGGTACAGCTtgtaaaatataaacattgtGAGGAATGGCTGGGGTAGTCTGGTATCCTGGGCCAGAATGAGCCCTGTCCCCTTCCTGGCAAGGAGGCTGACATAGTGGATGGACAAGAGGAGACAACCACTGAAGAGCGCATATTACCCTGATATACTGGATGGCATTATTAATGGGCAGGTGTGCCCATTTGTATGGCTGCGGGGGGCACTGAGAGTTACATCCAGTGAGACTGCCCTTCTGTTCCTGCTTTTCTGAGCTCCCATCTGACCCAGGAGTGTCTCCTGCTTGTGGTATTCTTACAttagaagtactcctgggtccagcataaaaggagctgccacCACTCACACAGACAGTCAGAGCTGGGAGAGGAGTCAAGCAaatgaagaaggaggaggagaaagaagtGTGCTTTAGTTGTGGACTgttaaatggaagaaacctgtGAAAGGTATTTATTTCGTCaaccaaaataaagaaatattttaaaaggattttgttttttattggccTTTATAGAAATTCACAATCAATTTTTGCAAACAGCATATTTCATGAGTGTATAACAAAGTGACCTGCACCATAGCATCGGCTCCAAGCACAAAATAGTGCAACACTGTAGGACTCCCATACAAGGTGTAATACATTTTACAGAGTGGAGGCAAGGATGCATGGAAAAATATGACCGTTGCAAATAAATGGGCCCAACACCACTGTGTTTTTACACACCATACTTCTGTTCATTTTGTTGACTAATTTCTCTCTGCTTTTACTGTTAGTTTTTGCTGCTTTACAATCCCAATATTACTCCTGTTTCCTGATCTTCTGCTCTTCAGAGAGGCATTTGTAGGTATTGATCAGCATGTAACGTGAAAACAGAACATACATGTAACGGAACCACAACATCTGGCTGCGATGGCAACGCATTGCAATCTGTGGGGCAGATAAAAGAAACTTTCAGATTGAGACCACCATTAAAGTAAGACTGTGATAAGATTACTGTTAGCCTGATGTTGAGGGGCATCTACACGTATAGAGGTTGTACCAGttgttattgttttaaacatATTACACAGATTAACATGCATGGAGTGGGGTGAGGAAGGAGgacagaaaaggaaaaagcaaCTTAGTTAAACTCAACTGCCCcacattaaaatcaccagctaTTTAGTCAAGTGGTTGGGTTCTCCTCTGCCACCTCAACTCTAATCTCTCTCGCTGCTCTTCTTTCCTAGCAGTGAGCTGTTGTCTCACTAACCTTCCATCTGGTGCACATGGTGTGTGCATCGTCTGTTCTTCAGTTTCCCCTAAAAGTTTTAATACAAGCAGGATCCCTGCCTTGCTGCTGTTTTGTTTTAGGCGACTGAAAAATCAGTCCCCTGGTTGGACTAAAAGAATGTGTGCCCAAGAAAGAAACACGATGTCAATTAAAGACATGTCACAGTAACATACAGATTGAGGATTGTTTAGAGTTTGAATCAGAGACATGAAGAGTAAACCAGTTCAGTAAAGCTATGACAAAGAACAAATTTGTGTGTGCTGTTATTGTTTAATGTTATTGTTAGTTATTATGACTTGGATaaagatcagatcacattttagCATACATTCTAGCAGGAATCCAGAAAATATGTTATGCCTGGGAGCAGCAAAGTCTTGTTTGTGGGAGTTCAGAGGTTTGAGAGCaagaggaggtgaaaaagaggaatgATCTGGTGATACTTTGAAGATGGGCAAGCCACTCCATCAGTCAAAGAGATATATAGCTTGGGCTTGACTTGCTTCTTTGTAATGGAGTGGTATGGGTTAGACTAAAATTCAACCACAACATCGAGATGAAGTTCCTGCAGAGAAATATACAGGGACAGCAGCAATGAAGGATATCAGCAAATCCCTCTTCAATTCATCACTGCTGACAAGGCTAGCGTGCAGTATCTATTCCTGAAGGTTTCAAATTTTCAAGATTTTTGAATCAAACTTTGCATTTTCTGTAGTTGATCTGAACTTTCTGCGTTTGCTGTGTGACTATCATTGATTGTTACAGAAAATCGCAGTCTGCCTATAAATTAATAACAACACCAAACTGCTTACAGTAAAGTCTGTCCTGTAGGACATGCATGGCTCACCTTGGCTTCTTCATACTCCTTTCTCgttaaaataaatagtaaatctgGAGTCCTTAACCAGCTGACTGGTGCATCCAAAACAGAGAGGTACTTCCTGAAAATATTCACTGTTTCCAAGACAGCTGCACAGCAGCCTAAGATGAAAGAAAAGACTTTAAATTTCTTTAAGAATTCTCTTTATGGCATGCTTGAAGGAGAAATCTGCACAATTACCATTTGTCATCTAACCTGCTTATACAGTTCATGATCATGGAGAGCTGCTTACAATTATGACTGTTGGGGTTGCAAGGGTTTAGTAGTGAAGTTGAGCATCAATAGGAGTTGAGTAAGCGCAGGACACGCCAATACCGTCGCACACAGATATctgcagtgttttattatacatactaAACATTACAGAAGCCGACTAAAGGACCAAAGAAGGCTGCAGTGAATTCTACAGTAGCTTCCATGCTGCAAGAAAAGCTGCCGAAGCAGTGATGCGctacattacaaaacacatttagcATTTCAGTTATGAGGCACAGGATAGCcagtaaaaattgtaaaaaggaATAACTGTGCAAGCACACGAAACATGTTATTAGGAGCAAGGGTCTAAATCCTACATCATGCTACTCAGTCAAGAACCAACACAAAAATGTACTTAACTGGGGAAATGAAAGCAAGGCAACAGGAAAAGTGCATACCTTCAGGTAACTGCCTGCTAGCTGACAGGAAGctaaagaaaatacaaagaacagaCACTGTTAGATCAATTGTTGCAACAAACAATGGCCACAAGCcctactttaattttaaaaacaggaaTAAGGAATTCCCATCAAGCcaatctcaccacatccacattTGCTACACATTCAATACACAACCGATCTTTATGTTTAAAGACATCAAGGGAACTTAAAGCAGTTGCGCATTAGTTTGCAGACAAGGCCTGCCTGTCAGCTGAGGTGAGGCATCCATGCTCTGACTAAAATGTCACCCTTCCAAAGAGGACATGGTTATCTGTACTTTGGGGaacgttttattatttttttgaaaataactAGGGCTTATGGTTCATAAGGGAAAAAGCATCGATGATTTATAAATTCTACACTAAGTGGTTAGCATTGGCTTCAAATCCCGTGGCCATACGGgtgttgtttatgtatgtgtgttgtttgcatgttctcctcgagTCTGCATTGGTTTTTCTCTCACATTAAAAACACTGGCAACTTAGGCCAACTGCCAACGCCAAACTGGGCCTGTATGGGTGTGTCTGTGAATGgcccctctgatggactggtgtccttgTCCAGGAATATTTCCTACCTTCAGCCAAGTACTGCAAAGATAGGTTCTGGCTAATGGAGACCctcaattggattaaacaggttatgTAACATAAAATCTCAATAAAatcttttactttttcaaaatctTTTAAATGCAGTTTGGTTCTATGCAAGCAAAACATTTTGAGTGTTGACCCCCCCCAAATTAATGTTCATTCTATGATTTTGTTTCTTGAGAGCTTTCTTATTGTAGAGTTGAAACACTATTTTTCCTTAGGTGAATGTCCTGAGTTAAAATGAGACATGTCATACATTCCATAACATCACAAGTGGCCAAACATGAGAAAGTAGTTCTTATGACAAGTAAAACTGGTCTTGAAAAATAACATTCAGTATATGTATCTAGGGAAAgggtctttgtttttaaagagacctCCAGTACCTGAGTGACTTGAAGAGGGCGATGTGGTTCGCATGTCTACTAACTCCACCTGCGTCAAATGTTAGAACCTGTAACATCAAAGTGACATGAGTGAAATACTGAAAGACCCACAAGTAAGCCCAGatctttaaatttcaaaaagtattcaATCACATTAACAAGAATTACTGTGTCTTCATCAGTCATCACATACTCCGCTCTACTTCAGCATGGACGGAAGATGCAGAATGAAATCTGAGCTGATCATTTACATATTGATTTGCTCTGTCATGTCTGACTGAAGTGGAACATTGAAGGTCATGTCATTGTAGTTATCATCAccgaataaaataaatattcattatgCCCAAGTAGTACTAGggggttgtaccgtgttagccattatgaatgtagtgagaagtcaagtaaaatgacaccttttattagctaactaaaaagattacaatatgcaagctttcgaggcaactcaggccccttcttcaggcaagatgtaattcttcctctttgtgaatttcccatcgggattaataaagtatctatctatctatctatctatctatctatctatctatctatctatctatctatctatctatctatctatctatctatctatctatgtctcgTGTCTCTACTTATCACAACGCGTAATCCATTTCAGAGAGGCAGgggccagtcaatcacagggtaCACACTAACGAAGGGCCAATTAGTTAATCTAACATATGCTACATGCAAAGTGGGAGGACATCTGTAAGGGAAAAGATGGgtttctatctgatttctttcaGCTTCACAGCATGAGCCACACTGAACACCtataaaaaaaaggtcaaaacaaaATGATGCAGCTGAGCACCATAATGTGTACCAGACtgagaattaaaacattttctatgaCGTTCTTTTTATGAATTAAATCTTTTCTAGAACCTCACCTCTTAtgactgcctttcccaaggtttcttccatttttttccctataagattttttttgggagtttatccttgtcttcatagagagtcaagcctgttgggctgtcaagaggcagggcctgttaaagcccattgcggcacttcctgtgtgatttttgggctatacaaaaataaattgtagtgtATTATGAAATGCTTCACATGATATACCAAATTTAACCACCAGATGGCAAAAGCGATCCTTCAAATCAAATGCCAGTGGCTCTGGACTCCGGGAGACTTGTTACAGTTGGtgtgtggatgtggatgtggagGTGCGTGTGTGCAGCTATGAAAGCAAATGGAGTATGACTTTGAATATGTGATACTCccgtcatttttttaaatctgaggcacaatgcatttttttcttctatatataattgtaaaggatttctttttttttttttacaggtacaCATTCAATTGGTATCATGAAGGAAATGACAGGAgctaattttgtttctttaaatatgctgattttgaattttgtgaaatacatttttcacattgttattaaaTTCCTGAAACAATTTTCTGAAAATTGTAAGTAATTGTAATGAAATCTGTCATCACCAGCTTACACGATGAACCGTAATTTAACTGAACTGTTTCAGGGGGGCATCATGGTAAAGTGTTTAGTGTCTTCCTCAAACATCCTAGGTCCAAATCCTAGCCTGGGTACATTATCCTCTGCACTCTTCCTTCATCATAAAGACATACAGGTAAAGTTAGCCAGCAATTTGAAACGGGGCCCTTGTGGGAGTGAAGGTCGGTGTGTGCATGAGGTAGACTGGCCAGCTCTAGCATTGCCTCCTATCGTGTAGCCAGTGCTTCATCTCTCTCTTGTAATTGATTTTAATGATAAGCATAAAAGAGGTTAAACGTAGATGTGTGCCTCCTGACTGTTCTCTCTCACAGAATCAAAACATTAGAGATGCATGTCTTTATTTACTATACTCTTAAACTTTGGAACTTGCTTCCTGTCAGTGTTAGACAACTGCAGgtaacagatttgtttaaacaaagaTGCATTTTTATTTGATCAAGCTTTTAATTACATTCATTTCTTCTAAgtcatttatattcatattatgTTGTGTATATGTTATTTATCGACATGTCATATCGTTttgtaacccacttaatccagaccgaGGTCGTGGGGGCTGGAGGCTATCCTAGCTACCACATGGCGaaaggcagaagcaaacactggacagggcgccagtccattgcaggctgaacacacatacacacaccaaacacacactagggttaCTGTATTTTAGATCATTTTGCGTTTGATgtattttgactcaccctgcccgggattggttcctgccttgtgccctgtgttggctgggattggctccagcagatccccgtgaccctgtgttcggattcagcgggttggaaaatggatggatggctggatgtatTTTTGACTTGAGGTAAAGTATCAACTACATGTTGTGTAAATGGGTACTGGAATTAAAATTACTAGCTCCTCAGTTTATTTAGGGACAGcaccgtggcgcagtggtagtgctactacCTTTCAATATGGAGTCCAgagttcatgtcccaggtccccATGTGAATTTGCgccaggtgctccagtttacttccactgtccaaacacaagcaagttaggtgaattggtgattctaaattggccatttggtgtgtgtgtgttcacgttgcaatggactggcacctggtccagggtttgttcttgcctcgcaggattaagcaggttagaaaatggaatgacagTTTATTTAGTTGATATCTTTAGCCAAAGAGACTTACAagacaaatgttaaaaataataattattatcagATGTCTGCAGACAGAGGACTGGCAGGCCAGCAGTACTGCAGAGGGACTAAATTATCGACATTGTGTCCTACACTCAATCCATCTAAGAAAAACACCCCCTCTGGAACAATTATATTTTCTCACATATAAATGATAGAAGCCGTGCAGCAGATCCAGATGTCTGCAGTGTACAAGTATCATATGCATGAGAAATGGTGATGATTTGTTCATGAGCTTTCACTGCAGGTGTCCAAGGCGTTTTAGGTCAGTCATCTACTGAGCTCAGTCTAGTATGGAGTTATAAGAGACTATGCCAATGGTAGGAACCCTGGCCCGGATGACAGTCCTGTCACTGGACATgcatacacatactgtagacacacaaacacactcacactgcTGTTTAAGCAATTACCGTGTGAACTCAAGGAGATTGTATCCTGCACTTTGGACCAATGAACCAGATGTGCTGGCCATTATCacactgtacagtacatattacAATCAACCAACTTTTATGTCTATTGGTTTGGTGTTTTTGTGGGGAAT
This region of Erpetoichthys calabaricus chromosome 8, fErpCal1.3, whole genome shotgun sequence genomic DNA includes:
- the pigl gene encoding N-acetylglucosaminyl-phosphatidylinositol de-N-acetylase isoform X2 — translated: MLIYSGLQDDPVAEWETELISSFILTHVKNNSIQLVLTFDAGGVSRHANHIALFKSLSFLSASRQLPEGCCAAVLETVNIFRKYLSVLDAPVSWLRTPDLLFILTRKEYEEAKIAMRCHRSQMLWFRYMYVLFSRYMLINTYKCLSEEQKIRKQE